In the Plodia interpunctella isolate USDA-ARS_2022_Savannah chromosome 6, ilPloInte3.2, whole genome shotgun sequence genome, one interval contains:
- the LOC128670982 gene encoding uncharacterized protein LOC128670982 → MHCFICVTYVIILCSARPPETKDLASRQQERSLFRDVIESLRIRTHLPEDANQNEENNLYQNDERYYENDQSHLPSDADFIPRRNDRIEMPTLKYRFPKSLENNTEEEKDLNHEVVVYIETTTETKPTKKPHKRPIKLKEHETKENETTVSQNPLILPIPFTNTMGGSSQIGHRESQTVIKPTVIVNLRGTVSHRDSDVRLQKRQNYTIPDLGPSVFNVKQEINLYRNDAKNDNDQNGPKTVKQEVKITEKDIKKYVKKDEDMLMCESAGPKSQKGRNMDVLQILLSI, encoded by the coding sequence ATGCATTGTTTCATTTGCGTCACGTACGTGATCATCCTCTGTAGTGCCAGGCCCCCAGAAACAAAGGACTTAGCGTCCAGACAACAAGAAAGATCGCTCTTCCGCGATGTCATAGAATCCCTCAGAATCCGTACTCATTTACCAGAAGACGCAAACCAAAACGAAGAGAATAATCTATATCAGAATGATGAGAGATACTATGAAAATGATCAATCACACTTACCAAGCGATGCAGACTTCATTCCCAGACGAAATGATAGAATAGAAATGCCAACGCTCAAATATAGGTTTCCAAAGAGTCTTGAAAATAAtactgaagaagaaaaagatttaaatCATGAGGTAGTAGTTTACATAGAAACGACTACTGAGACCAAGCCGACTAAAAAACCTCACAAACGGCCAATAAAACTTAAAGAGCATGAAACTAAAGAAAATGAAACTACAGTAAGTCAAAATCCATTGATATTACCAATACCATTTACCAACACGATGGGTGGCAGTAGCCAAATAGGACACAGAGAATCTCAAACTGTTATAAAACCGACAGTTATAGTTAACCTACGAGGTACAGTTAGTCACAGAGATAGTGATGTAAGACTTCAAAAGagacaaaattatacaattccAGATTTGGGACCAAGCGTTTTTAATGTAAAGCAAGAGATAAATTTGTATAGAAATGATGCTAAAAATGATAACGACCAAAATGGACCTAAAACTGTGAAACAAGAagtaaaaataactgaaaaagatattaaaaaatatgtaaagaaaGATGAGGACATGTTGATGTGTGAGTCAGCTGGTCCAAAGTCGCAAAAAGGTCGCAATATGGATGTATTGCAAATCTTATTGTCTATTTAA
- the LOC128670981 gene encoding cytochrome P450 4d2-like, producing MIFILILSILVLWIVYGRYKNRHKRKLAGLCRNSQMSLPVIGVAHHFVGTDEDRMIALMKIGREAIKQGGVAGGWLLNTLMVVVADPYDAEEVMRVSLRKMDGLEITGDLIGNGHMFAQVPIWRPRRKAIAPILGQKSMEMFLETFTRQSEVMMDQISAHSGKGPFSISKFITAYSMESICETSLGIRTDIQNNPDHPFLLAFLRFGKMFVARLMKPWLYPDFVYKLMPYYRHYKKQIDILQEFVRQVIVAKRLKFRDFENENRAECDQLQNQPDNKKSFLERLIDIGFNDEQLQEEMLVLILAGADTCTVGASFTAVMLSQYPEVQDKVYTELRAVLGDSDRPLELADAGQLKYLEAVIKETLRLYPPVPAIVRMVEKEFTLPSGFKLIPDVGVAIHIWALHRNPTFWGKDAEEFRPGRFLDTNLKHPAAFMPFSFGARNCIGSRYAMMSMMIVIATLVRRFKILPSKGASIQKHQKCKKKPLRTKFDIMMRHVDGYQLQIEPRR from the exons atgattttcatattaattttatcaatattggTGTTGTGGATCGTGTATGGTCGTTACAAAAATCGTCATAAACGGAAACTGGCAGGGTTATGTAGGAATAGCCAAATGAGTCTACCAGTGATTGGAGTTGCCCATCATTTTGTTGGAACCGATGAGG atCGTATGATAGCGTTGATGAAGATAGGCAGAGAAGCGATCAAGCAAGGCGGTGTGGCTGGCGGGTGGCTACTTAACACACTAATGGTTG TCGTAGCTGATCCTTACGATGCTGAAGAAGTGATGAGAGTCAGTCTCAGGAAGATGGATGGACTAGAAATCACAGGAGATCTTATTGGAAACGGACACATGTTCGCTCAAG ttccTATCTGGCGACCTCGACGAAAAGCCATAGCTCCGATACTGGGCCAGAAAAGTATGGAGATGTTTTTGGAAACATTTACTAGGCAAAGTGAGGTGATGATGGATCAAATATCAGCGCATAGTGGAAAAGGGCCTTTTTCTATATCCAAGTTTATTACAGCTTATTCCATGGAGTCTATTTGCG aaactAGTCTCGGAATCAGAACAGATATTCAAAACAACCCAGATCACCCATTTCTCTTGGCGTTTCTTAGATTTGGGAAGATGTTTGTCGCCCGTCTAATGAAACCCTGGCTTTATCCAGATTTCGTGTATAAACTTATGCCTTACTACCGCCATTATAAGAAGCAAATTGATATCCTTCAGGAATTTGTAAGACAG GTAATTGTTGCAAAACGATTGAAATTCAGAGACTTCGAGAACGAAAATCGTGCGGAATGTGACCAATTACAAA ATCAACCAGACAACAAAAAGTCATTCTTAGAACGACTCATAGACATCGGATTTAACGACGAGCAATTGCAAGAAGAAATGTTAGTTCTTATTCTAGCAGGCGCTGATACTTGCACAGTGGGAGCTTCTTTCACTGCAGTAATGTTGTCGCAATATCCAGAGGTTCAAGACAAAGTTTACACCGA GCTGAGGGCAGTACTTGGAGATTCAGATAGACCACTGGAGCTAGCAGATGCTGGTCAACTGAAATACCTAGAAGCAGTGATCAAGGAGACTCTTCGACTTTACCCGCCCGTGCCTGCTATTGTTAGAATGGTGGAAAAGGAATTCACTTTGC CTTCTGGATTCAAACTGATACCAGACGTTGGTGTGGCTATTCACATTTGGGCGTTGCACAGAAATCCGACATTTTGGGGGAAAGATGCAGAAGAATTTAGACCTGGAAGATTTTTAGACACTAACCTGAAGCACCCAGCAGCTTTTATGCCCTTTAGTTTTGGAGCCCGAAATTGTATTG GGTCACGATATGCAATGATGTCAATGATGATAGTCATAGCTACTTTAGTGAGAAGATTTAAGATACTCCCATCGAAAGGTGCCAGTATACAGAAGCATCAGAAATGTAAGAAGAAACCACTTCGGACCAAATTCGACATTATGATGAGGCATGTCGATGGATATCAACTACAAATAGAACCTAGAAGATGA